Proteins encoded by one window of Lycium barbarum isolate Lr01 chromosome 11, ASM1917538v2, whole genome shotgun sequence:
- the LOC132619068 gene encoding transcription factor MYBS3-like gives MGRKCSHCGNIGHNARTCNTFKLGSSASFVGGLRLFGVQFDISSSSSTTSSSTYSSSSSSSSSSSSSSSSSSYYYDIYLKKSLSLDCLSSSPASVSPASSLVTVNEKSTTCTNSYLSGCLLGQPQDRRKGVPWTEEEHRTFLVGLEKLGKGDWRGISRNFVTTRTPTQVASHAQKYFLRQSSDLNKKKRRSSLFDMEKSNNKIQHDAKTEESIYSKAEYGNSSSPCMMDLNAFGEEIPLSTKDHKQPQIWSCYESSLSPVDLELSLAAPTNVDKNKPSNTFLVGPIPVT, from the exons ATGGGGAGAAAGTGTTCGCATTGTGGGAACATAGGTCACAATGCAAGAACTTGCAACACTTTCAAGTTAGGTTCTAGTGCTAGTTTTGTTGGTGGATTAAGGCTCTTTGGAGTGCAATTTGAcatctcttcttcatcttcaaCAACCTCATCATCaacatattcttcttcttcttcttcttcttcttcttcttcttcttcttcttcttcttcttcttattattatgaTATTTACTTAAAAAAAAGTTTAAGCTTAGATTGCTTATCTTCATCTCCAGCTTCTGTTTCTCCTGCCTCATCACTTGTTACTGTTAATGAAAAGAGTACTACTTGCACAAATAGCTATCTCTCTGGTTGTCTCTTAGGCCAACCTCAAGATAGAAGAAAAG GAGTACCATGGACAGAGGAGGAACACAGGACATTCTTAGTGGGACTAGAAAAATTAGGGAAAGGAGATTGGAGAGGAATTTCAAGAAACTTTGTAACAACAAGGACTCCAACTCAAGTTGCTAGTCATGCTCAAAAATATTTCCTAAGACAGTCAAGTGATCTCAACAAAAAGAAGCGTCGTTCCAGCCTCTTTGACATG GAAAAGAGCAACAACAAAATCCAACATGATGCCAAAACCGAAGAAAGCATTTATAGTAAGGCAGAGTATGGAAATTCAAGTAGTCCATGTATGATGGATCTCAATGCATTTGGAGAAGAGATACCGTTATCAACCAAAGATCATAAACAACCTCAAATTTGGTCTTGTTATGAGTCATCCCTTTCTCCAGTTGATTTGGAGCTAAGCCTAGCAGCTCCAACAAATGTGGATAAAAACAAGCCCTCAAATACCTTTCTAGTTGGACCAATTCCTGTTActtaa